A stretch of Bombus vancouverensis nearcticus chromosome 13, iyBomVanc1_principal, whole genome shotgun sequence DNA encodes these proteins:
- the CtBP gene encoding C-terminal binding protein isoform X3 gives MDKRKMMPKRPRMDSLRGPIANGPIQTRPLVALLDGRDCSIEMPILKDVATVAFCDAQSTSEIHEKVLNEAVGALMWHTIILTKEDLEKFKTLRIIVRIGSGVDNIDVKAAGELGIAVCNVPGYGVEEVADTTLCLILNLYRRTYWLANMVREGKKFTGPEQVREAATGCARIRGDTLGIVGLGRIGSAVALRAKAFGFTVIFYDPYLPDGIEKSLGLNRVYTLQDLLFQSDCVSLHCTLNEHNHHLINEFTIKQMRPGAFLVNTARGGLVDDDALAAALKQGRIRAAALDVHENEPYNVFQGPLKDAPNLLCTPHAAFYSDASCTELREMAASEIRRAIVGRIPDCLRNCVNKEYFLSSTGSYPEGINGGYYSGGLPVQQAHSTTPHDSAPPPPGGHSVVGGGGGGGGGGGPNSSAGGAGAGGPTGPTGPTVGGGGAGGPTSAPPTAGLTGIPHSIVSEPDPRPSPPAPSPR, from the exons ATGGACAAACGGAAGATGATGCCCAAACGCCCTCGAATGGATAGCCTGAGGGGTCCCATTGCAAATGGACCCATTCAGACACGACCATTAGTGGCTTTGTTAGATGGTCGAGACTGTTCTATTGAAATGCCGATTCTCAAAGATGTTGCAACAGTAGCCTTCTGTGATGCACAGTCGACATCAGAAATTCATGAAAAG GTATTAAATGAGGCAGTAGGTGCACTAATGTGGCACACTATAATTCTGACAAAGGAGGATCTCGAAAAATTCAAGACATTACGAATCATTGTTAGAATTGGATCTGGGGTGGATAATATAGATGTCAAGGCAGCAGGGGAACTTGGTATCGCTGTGTGCAATGTGCCTGGATATGGTGTTGAAGAAGTAGCTGACACTACTCTTTGTCTTATTCTAAATTTATATCGACGTACATATTGGTTGGCAAACATGGTACGCGAAGGAAAGAAATTCACAGGTCCAGAACAG GTCAGGGAAGCTGCAACAGGATGTGCAAGGATACGGGGTGACACACTTGGTATAGTTGGGTTAGGCAGGATTGGTTCTGCAGTTGCCCTGCGTGCCAAAGCCTTCGGTTTCACTGTCATTTTTTATGATCCCTACCTACCAGACGGAATTGAAAAATCTCTTGGTCTTAACAGGGTCTACACGTTACAG GATTTGCTATTCCAGTCAGACTGTGTATCCTTGCATTGTACCTTGAACGAGCACAATCATCATCTTATTAATGAATTCACCATCAAACAG ATGAGACCTGGCGCTTTCTTAGTCAATACAGCAAGGGGTGGTCTGGTTGATGATGACGCTTTGGCCGCAGCGTTGAAACAAGGCAGAATTCGTGCGGCGGCACTTGATGTACACGAAAATGAGCCATACAATGTTTTTCAGG GTCCTTTGAAAGACGCACCCAATCTATTGTGTACACCACATGCAGCGTTCTACAGCGATGCAAGCTGCACCGAACTGCGTGAGATGGCAGCCAGTGAAATACGAAGAGCTATCGTTGGTCGCATACCCGACTGCTTGCGAAACTGTGTGAACAAGGAATACTTCCTTTCCTCGACCGG CAGCTACCCTGAGGGGATCAACGGCGGATACTATTCCGGGGGGCTGCCCGTTCAACAGGCGCATTCAACGACTCCTCACGATTCTGCACCCCCACCTCCTGGTGGGCATTCCGTCGtcggtggcggtggtggtgggGGTGGTGGCGGCGGACCGAACTCCTCTGCAGGCGGTGCAGGCGCCGGGGGTCCTACAGGCCCCACGGGTCCAACGGTAGGCGGCGGTGGAGCTGGAGGCCCTACCTCAGCTCCTCCTACTGCTGGATTAACCGGTATACCACACAGCATAGTGAGCGAGCCTGACCCCCGGCCAAGCCCACCTGCACCGAGCCCTCGTTGA
- the CtBP gene encoding C-terminal binding protein isoform X2, with translation MDKRKMMPKRPRMDSLRGPIANGPIQTRPLVALLDGRDCSIEMPILKDVATVAFCDAQSTSEIHEKVLNEAVGALMWHTIILTKEDLEKFKTLRIIVRIGSGVDNIDVKAAGELGIAVCNVPGYGVEEVADTTLCLILNLYRRTYWLANMVREGKKFTGPEQVREAATGCARIRGDTLGIVGLGRIGSAVALRAKAFGFTVIFYDPYLPDGIEKSLGLNRVYTLQDLLFQSDCVSLHCTLNEHNHHLINEFTIKQMRPGAFLVNTARGGLVDDDALAAALKQGRIRAAALDVHENEPYNVFQGQSSQCPLKDAPNLLCTPHAAFYSDASCTELREMAASEIRRAIVGRIPDCLRNCVNKEYFLSSTGYPEGINGGYYSGGLPVQQAHSTTPHDSAPPPPGGHSVVGGGGGGGGGGGPNSSAGGAGAGGPTGPTGPTVGGGGAGGPTSAPPTAGLTGIPHSIVSEPDPRPSPPAPSPR, from the exons ATGGACAAACGGAAGATGATGCCCAAACGCCCTCGAATGGATAGCCTGAGGGGTCCCATTGCAAATGGACCCATTCAGACACGACCATTAGTGGCTTTGTTAGATGGTCGAGACTGTTCTATTGAAATGCCGATTCTCAAAGATGTTGCAACAGTAGCCTTCTGTGATGCACAGTCGACATCAGAAATTCATGAAAAG GTATTAAATGAGGCAGTAGGTGCACTAATGTGGCACACTATAATTCTGACAAAGGAGGATCTCGAAAAATTCAAGACATTACGAATCATTGTTAGAATTGGATCTGGGGTGGATAATATAGATGTCAAGGCAGCAGGGGAACTTGGTATCGCTGTGTGCAATGTGCCTGGATATGGTGTTGAAGAAGTAGCTGACACTACTCTTTGTCTTATTCTAAATTTATATCGACGTACATATTGGTTGGCAAACATGGTACGCGAAGGAAAGAAATTCACAGGTCCAGAACAG GTCAGGGAAGCTGCAACAGGATGTGCAAGGATACGGGGTGACACACTTGGTATAGTTGGGTTAGGCAGGATTGGTTCTGCAGTTGCCCTGCGTGCCAAAGCCTTCGGTTTCACTGTCATTTTTTATGATCCCTACCTACCAGACGGAATTGAAAAATCTCTTGGTCTTAACAGGGTCTACACGTTACAG GATTTGCTATTCCAGTCAGACTGTGTATCCTTGCATTGTACCTTGAACGAGCACAATCATCATCTTATTAATGAATTCACCATCAAACAG ATGAGACCTGGCGCTTTCTTAGTCAATACAGCAAGGGGTGGTCTGGTTGATGATGACGCTTTGGCCGCAGCGTTGAAACAAGGCAGAATTCGTGCGGCGGCACTTGATGTACACGAAAATGAGCCATACAATGTTTTTCAGGGTCAGTCATCGCAGT GTCCTTTGAAAGACGCACCCAATCTATTGTGTACACCACATGCAGCGTTCTACAGCGATGCAAGCTGCACCGAACTGCGTGAGATGGCAGCCAGTGAAATACGAAGAGCTATCGTTGGTCGCATACCCGACTGCTTGCGAAACTGTGTGAACAAGGAATACTTCCTTTCCTCGACCGG CTACCCTGAGGGGATCAACGGCGGATACTATTCCGGGGGGCTGCCCGTTCAACAGGCGCATTCAACGACTCCTCACGATTCTGCACCCCCACCTCCTGGTGGGCATTCCGTCGtcggtggcggtggtggtgggGGTGGTGGCGGCGGACCGAACTCCTCTGCAGGCGGTGCAGGCGCCGGGGGTCCTACAGGCCCCACGGGTCCAACGGTAGGCGGCGGTGGAGCTGGAGGCCCTACCTCAGCTCCTCCTACTGCTGGATTAACCGGTATACCACACAGCATAGTGAGCGAGCCTGACCCCCGGCCAAGCCCACCTGCACCGAGCCCTCGTTGA
- the CtBP gene encoding C-terminal binding protein isoform X1 gives MDKRKMMPKRPRMDSLRGPIANGPIQTRPLVALLDGRDCSIEMPILKDVATVAFCDAQSTSEIHEKVLNEAVGALMWHTIILTKEDLEKFKTLRIIVRIGSGVDNIDVKAAGELGIAVCNVPGYGVEEVADTTLCLILNLYRRTYWLANMVREGKKFTGPEQVREAATGCARIRGDTLGIVGLGRIGSAVALRAKAFGFTVIFYDPYLPDGIEKSLGLNRVYTLQDLLFQSDCVSLHCTLNEHNHHLINEFTIKQMRPGAFLVNTARGGLVDDDALAAALKQGRIRAAALDVHENEPYNVFQGQSSQCPLKDAPNLLCTPHAAFYSDASCTELREMAASEIRRAIVGRIPDCLRNCVNKEYFLSSTGSYPEGINGGYYSGGLPVQQAHSTTPHDSAPPPPGGHSVVGGGGGGGGGGGPNSSAGGAGAGGPTGPTGPTVGGGGAGGPTSAPPTAGLTGIPHSIVSEPDPRPSPPAPSPR, from the exons ATGGACAAACGGAAGATGATGCCCAAACGCCCTCGAATGGATAGCCTGAGGGGTCCCATTGCAAATGGACCCATTCAGACACGACCATTAGTGGCTTTGTTAGATGGTCGAGACTGTTCTATTGAAATGCCGATTCTCAAAGATGTTGCAACAGTAGCCTTCTGTGATGCACAGTCGACATCAGAAATTCATGAAAAG GTATTAAATGAGGCAGTAGGTGCACTAATGTGGCACACTATAATTCTGACAAAGGAGGATCTCGAAAAATTCAAGACATTACGAATCATTGTTAGAATTGGATCTGGGGTGGATAATATAGATGTCAAGGCAGCAGGGGAACTTGGTATCGCTGTGTGCAATGTGCCTGGATATGGTGTTGAAGAAGTAGCTGACACTACTCTTTGTCTTATTCTAAATTTATATCGACGTACATATTGGTTGGCAAACATGGTACGCGAAGGAAAGAAATTCACAGGTCCAGAACAG GTCAGGGAAGCTGCAACAGGATGTGCAAGGATACGGGGTGACACACTTGGTATAGTTGGGTTAGGCAGGATTGGTTCTGCAGTTGCCCTGCGTGCCAAAGCCTTCGGTTTCACTGTCATTTTTTATGATCCCTACCTACCAGACGGAATTGAAAAATCTCTTGGTCTTAACAGGGTCTACACGTTACAG GATTTGCTATTCCAGTCAGACTGTGTATCCTTGCATTGTACCTTGAACGAGCACAATCATCATCTTATTAATGAATTCACCATCAAACAG ATGAGACCTGGCGCTTTCTTAGTCAATACAGCAAGGGGTGGTCTGGTTGATGATGACGCTTTGGCCGCAGCGTTGAAACAAGGCAGAATTCGTGCGGCGGCACTTGATGTACACGAAAATGAGCCATACAATGTTTTTCAGGGTCAGTCATCGCAGT GTCCTTTGAAAGACGCACCCAATCTATTGTGTACACCACATGCAGCGTTCTACAGCGATGCAAGCTGCACCGAACTGCGTGAGATGGCAGCCAGTGAAATACGAAGAGCTATCGTTGGTCGCATACCCGACTGCTTGCGAAACTGTGTGAACAAGGAATACTTCCTTTCCTCGACCGG CAGCTACCCTGAGGGGATCAACGGCGGATACTATTCCGGGGGGCTGCCCGTTCAACAGGCGCATTCAACGACTCCTCACGATTCTGCACCCCCACCTCCTGGTGGGCATTCCGTCGtcggtggcggtggtggtgggGGTGGTGGCGGCGGACCGAACTCCTCTGCAGGCGGTGCAGGCGCCGGGGGTCCTACAGGCCCCACGGGTCCAACGGTAGGCGGCGGTGGAGCTGGAGGCCCTACCTCAGCTCCTCCTACTGCTGGATTAACCGGTATACCACACAGCATAGTGAGCGAGCCTGACCCCCGGCCAAGCCCACCTGCACCGAGCCCTCGTTGA
- the CtBP gene encoding C-terminal binding protein isoform X4, with translation MDKRKMMPKRPRMDSLRGPIANGPIQTRPLVALLDGRDCSIEMPILKDVATVAFCDAQSTSEIHEKVLNEAVGALMWHTIILTKEDLEKFKTLRIIVRIGSGVDNIDVKAAGELGIAVCNVPGYGVEEVADTTLCLILNLYRRTYWLANMVREGKKFTGPEQVREAATGCARIRGDTLGIVGLGRIGSAVALRAKAFGFTVIFYDPYLPDGIEKSLGLNRVYTLQDLLFQSDCVSLHCTLNEHNHHLINEFTIKQMRPGAFLVNTARGGLVDDDALAAALKQGRIRAAALDVHENEPYNVFQGQSSQCPLKDAPNLLCTPHAAFYSDASCTELREMAASEIRRAIVGRIPDCLRNCVNKEYFLSSTGNRFSSRC, from the exons ATGGACAAACGGAAGATGATGCCCAAACGCCCTCGAATGGATAGCCTGAGGGGTCCCATTGCAAATGGACCCATTCAGACACGACCATTAGTGGCTTTGTTAGATGGTCGAGACTGTTCTATTGAAATGCCGATTCTCAAAGATGTTGCAACAGTAGCCTTCTGTGATGCACAGTCGACATCAGAAATTCATGAAAAG GTATTAAATGAGGCAGTAGGTGCACTAATGTGGCACACTATAATTCTGACAAAGGAGGATCTCGAAAAATTCAAGACATTACGAATCATTGTTAGAATTGGATCTGGGGTGGATAATATAGATGTCAAGGCAGCAGGGGAACTTGGTATCGCTGTGTGCAATGTGCCTGGATATGGTGTTGAAGAAGTAGCTGACACTACTCTTTGTCTTATTCTAAATTTATATCGACGTACATATTGGTTGGCAAACATGGTACGCGAAGGAAAGAAATTCACAGGTCCAGAACAG GTCAGGGAAGCTGCAACAGGATGTGCAAGGATACGGGGTGACACACTTGGTATAGTTGGGTTAGGCAGGATTGGTTCTGCAGTTGCCCTGCGTGCCAAAGCCTTCGGTTTCACTGTCATTTTTTATGATCCCTACCTACCAGACGGAATTGAAAAATCTCTTGGTCTTAACAGGGTCTACACGTTACAG GATTTGCTATTCCAGTCAGACTGTGTATCCTTGCATTGTACCTTGAACGAGCACAATCATCATCTTATTAATGAATTCACCATCAAACAG ATGAGACCTGGCGCTTTCTTAGTCAATACAGCAAGGGGTGGTCTGGTTGATGATGACGCTTTGGCCGCAGCGTTGAAACAAGGCAGAATTCGTGCGGCGGCACTTGATGTACACGAAAATGAGCCATACAATGTTTTTCAGGGTCAGTCATCGCAGT GTCCTTTGAAAGACGCACCCAATCTATTGTGTACACCACATGCAGCGTTCTACAGCGATGCAAGCTGCACCGAACTGCGTGAGATGGCAGCCAGTGAAATACGAAGAGCTATCGTTGGTCGCATACCCGACTGCTTGCGAAACTGTGTGAACAAGGAATACTTCCTTTCCTCGACCGG AAACAGATTTTCAAGCAGATGTTAA